Proteins from a genomic interval of Zingiber officinale cultivar Zhangliang chromosome 2A, Zo_v1.1, whole genome shotgun sequence:
- the LOC122040794 gene encoding rop guanine nucleotide exchange factor 7-like isoform X4 → MKERLSKLLLGEDMSGCGKGVCTALAISNAVTNLCATVFGQLWRLEPLPPEKKSLWRREMEWLLCVSDHIAEFKPTLQTFPDGSKLEAMSCRPRPDLYINLPALRKLDNMLLEILDSFSDPEFWYVDQGTLALDSDSLASFRRRIHQQDEKWWLPVPRVPAEGLRESTRKQLQHQRGCANQILKASVAINSTTLAEMEVPDSYFDSLPKNLRASMGETVYSFITSEQFSPECLLDCLDLSSEHQALEIANRIEDSIHVWCSRRSISSHRNGTARSSWGIVRGLAMDTEKSIVFANRAETILLCLKQRFPSLTQTNLDVCKIQFNKDVGKSILESYSRVLESLAFNIVARIDELLYVDDLCKCPKISFVDHQQASFRHSVPGLDTACLTAFSTPSFSPAAVISPAREERFVILNSMSRNRGSVMKKILTSYLNAQQAKGKNSSYVIKSAEFPCMKTGAQGS, encoded by the exons ATGAAGGAGCGGCTCTCCAAGTTGCTGCTGGGGGAAGACATGTCAGGCTGTGGCAAAGGGGTCTGCACTGCGCTGGCCATCTCCAATGCAGTCACCAATCTCTGTG CTACTGTGTTTGGTCAGCTCTGGAGATTGGAACCTCTGCCTCCTGAAAAGAAGTCCCTGTGGCGAAGGGAGATGGAATGGCTTCTTTGTGTCAGCGATCACATTGCCGAATTCAAACCGACTTTGCAAACGTTTCCTGATGGAAGCAAGCTTGAGGCTATGAGTTGCAGACCAAGGCCAGATTTGTACATCAATCTGCCAGCACTCAGGAAATTGGACAATATGCTTCTT GAAATTCTAGACAGCTTCAGTGATCCAGAATTTTGGTACGTTGATCAAGGGACACTGGCATTAGATTCTGATAGTTTGGCATCTTTCAGAAGAAGAATTCACCAGCAGGATGAGAAATGGTGGCTTCCCGTTCCTCGTGTTCCTGCCGAAGGACTTCGGGAGAGCACTAGAAAGCAGTTGCAGCACCAAAGAGGCTGTGCAAATCAGATTTTGAAGGCTTCAGTTGCAATCAATAGCACTACTTTGGCAGAAATGGAAGTTCCTGACTCTTACTTTGATTCACTTCCAAAG AATCTAAGAGCAAGCATGGGTGAGACGGTGTACAGTTTTATCACTTCTGAACAATTCTCACCTGAGTGCCTTCTGGATTGTCTCGATTTGTCCTCCGAACACCAAGCTCTCGAAATTGCAAACCGCATCGAAGACTCAATTCATGTTTGGTGTAGCCGAAGATCGATAAGTAGTCACCGAAATGGCACTGCCAGATCGTCTTGGGGCATTGTGAGGGGCCTGGCCATGGATACTGAAAAAAGTATAGTATTTGCCAATAGAGCCGAGACGATCTTGCTGTGCTTGAAGCAAAGGTTCCCTAgtctaacacaaaccaatttggATGTCTGCAAGATCCAATTCAACAAG gATGTCGGAAAATCCATCCTCGAAAGCTACTCTAGAGTATTGGAGAGCCTCGCGTTCAATATCGTTGCTCGAATCGATGAATTGCTATATGTAGATGACCTCTGTAAGTGTCCAAAGATCAGCTTTGTCGACCACCAGCAAGCCTCATTTCGACACTCAGTACCTGGTTTAGACACTGCTTGTCTGACTGCTTTCTCCACACCAAGTTTCTCACCTGCAGCAGTGATTAGTCCAGCAAGAGAAGAGAGGTTTGTCATCTTAAACAGCATGTCCCGCAATCGCGGGTCAGTCATGAAGAAAATCTTGACAAGTTATTTGAATGCACAACAGGCAAAGGGAAAGAACTCGAGTTATGTTATCAAAAGTGCAGAATTTCCATGCATGAAAACTGGAGCTCAAGGAAGTTGA
- the LOC122040794 gene encoding rop guanine nucleotide exchange factor 7-like isoform X1 — protein sequence MEDAESKCGEAFSRSTGDERSANCSSFVSKPMKGGEIELMKERLSKLLLGEDMSGCGKGVCTALAISNAVTNLCATVFGQLWRLEPLPPEKKSLWRREMEWLLCVSDHIAEFKPTLQTFPDGSKLEAMSCRPRPDLYINLPALRKLDNMLLEILDSFSDPEFWYVDQGTLALDSDSLASFRRRIHQQDEKWWLPVPRVPAEGLRESTRKQLQHQRGCANQILKASVAINSTTLAEMEVPDSYFDSLPKNLRASMGETVYSFITSEQFSPECLLDCLDLSSEHQALEIANRIEDSIHVWCSRRSISSHRNGTARSSWGIVRGLAMDTEKSIVFANRAETILLCLKQRFPSLTQTNLDVCKIQFNKDVGKSILESYSRVLESLAFNIVARIDELLYVDDLCKCPKISFVDHQQASFRHSVPGLDTACLTAFSTPSFSPAAVISPAREERFVILNSMSRNRGSVMKKILTSYLNAQQAKGKNSSYVIKSAEFPCMKTGAQGS from the exons ATGGAGGACGCTGAGAGCAAATGTGGCGAAGCGTTCAGCCGTTCGACTGGAGATGAGCGCAGTGCAAACTGTTCCAGCTTTGTGAGCAAGCCGATGAAAGGTGGAG AGATCGAGTTGATGAAGGAGCGGCTCTCCAAGTTGCTGCTGGGGGAAGACATGTCAGGCTGTGGCAAAGGGGTCTGCACTGCGCTGGCCATCTCCAATGCAGTCACCAATCTCTGTG CTACTGTGTTTGGTCAGCTCTGGAGATTGGAACCTCTGCCTCCTGAAAAGAAGTCCCTGTGGCGAAGGGAGATGGAATGGCTTCTTTGTGTCAGCGATCACATTGCCGAATTCAAACCGACTTTGCAAACGTTTCCTGATGGAAGCAAGCTTGAGGCTATGAGTTGCAGACCAAGGCCAGATTTGTACATCAATCTGCCAGCACTCAGGAAATTGGACAATATGCTTCTT GAAATTCTAGACAGCTTCAGTGATCCAGAATTTTGGTACGTTGATCAAGGGACACTGGCATTAGATTCTGATAGTTTGGCATCTTTCAGAAGAAGAATTCACCAGCAGGATGAGAAATGGTGGCTTCCCGTTCCTCGTGTTCCTGCCGAAGGACTTCGGGAGAGCACTAGAAAGCAGTTGCAGCACCAAAGAGGCTGTGCAAATCAGATTTTGAAGGCTTCAGTTGCAATCAATAGCACTACTTTGGCAGAAATGGAAGTTCCTGACTCTTACTTTGATTCACTTCCAAAG AATCTAAGAGCAAGCATGGGTGAGACGGTGTACAGTTTTATCACTTCTGAACAATTCTCACCTGAGTGCCTTCTGGATTGTCTCGATTTGTCCTCCGAACACCAAGCTCTCGAAATTGCAAACCGCATCGAAGACTCAATTCATGTTTGGTGTAGCCGAAGATCGATAAGTAGTCACCGAAATGGCACTGCCAGATCGTCTTGGGGCATTGTGAGGGGCCTGGCCATGGATACTGAAAAAAGTATAGTATTTGCCAATAGAGCCGAGACGATCTTGCTGTGCTTGAAGCAAAGGTTCCCTAgtctaacacaaaccaatttggATGTCTGCAAGATCCAATTCAACAAG gATGTCGGAAAATCCATCCTCGAAAGCTACTCTAGAGTATTGGAGAGCCTCGCGTTCAATATCGTTGCTCGAATCGATGAATTGCTATATGTAGATGACCTCTGTAAGTGTCCAAAGATCAGCTTTGTCGACCACCAGCAAGCCTCATTTCGACACTCAGTACCTGGTTTAGACACTGCTTGTCTGACTGCTTTCTCCACACCAAGTTTCTCACCTGCAGCAGTGATTAGTCCAGCAAGAGAAGAGAGGTTTGTCATCTTAAACAGCATGTCCCGCAATCGCGGGTCAGTCATGAAGAAAATCTTGACAAGTTATTTGAATGCACAACAGGCAAAGGGAAAGAACTCGAGTTATGTTATCAAAAGTGCAGAATTTCCATGCATGAAAACTGGAGCTCAAGGAAGTTGA
- the LOC122040794 gene encoding rop guanine nucleotide exchange factor 7-like isoform X3, with product MEDAESKCGEAFSRSTGDERSANCSSFVSKPMKGGEIELMKERLSKLLLGEDMSGCGKGVCTALAISNAVTNLCATVFGQLWRLEPLPPEKKSLWRREMEWLLCVSDHIAEFKPTLQTFPDGSKLEAMSCRPRPDLYINLPALRKLDNMLLEILDSFSDPEFWYVDQGTLALDSDSLASFRRRIHQQDEKWWLPVPRVPAEGLRESTRKQLQHQRGCANQILKASVAINSTTLAEMEVPDSYFDSLPKNLRASMGETVYSFITSEQFSPECLLDCLDLSSEHQALEIANRIEDSIHVWCSRRSISSHRNGTARSSWGIVRGLAMDTEKSIVFANRAETILLCLKQRFPSLTQTNLDVCKIQFNKDVGKSILESYSRVLESLAFNIVARIDELLYVDDLCKCPKISFVDHQQASFRHSVPGLDTACLTAFSTPSFSPAAVISPAREERQRERTRVMLSKVQNFHA from the exons ATGGAGGACGCTGAGAGCAAATGTGGCGAAGCGTTCAGCCGTTCGACTGGAGATGAGCGCAGTGCAAACTGTTCCAGCTTTGTGAGCAAGCCGATGAAAGGTGGAG AGATCGAGTTGATGAAGGAGCGGCTCTCCAAGTTGCTGCTGGGGGAAGACATGTCAGGCTGTGGCAAAGGGGTCTGCACTGCGCTGGCCATCTCCAATGCAGTCACCAATCTCTGTG CTACTGTGTTTGGTCAGCTCTGGAGATTGGAACCTCTGCCTCCTGAAAAGAAGTCCCTGTGGCGAAGGGAGATGGAATGGCTTCTTTGTGTCAGCGATCACATTGCCGAATTCAAACCGACTTTGCAAACGTTTCCTGATGGAAGCAAGCTTGAGGCTATGAGTTGCAGACCAAGGCCAGATTTGTACATCAATCTGCCAGCACTCAGGAAATTGGACAATATGCTTCTT GAAATTCTAGACAGCTTCAGTGATCCAGAATTTTGGTACGTTGATCAAGGGACACTGGCATTAGATTCTGATAGTTTGGCATCTTTCAGAAGAAGAATTCACCAGCAGGATGAGAAATGGTGGCTTCCCGTTCCTCGTGTTCCTGCCGAAGGACTTCGGGAGAGCACTAGAAAGCAGTTGCAGCACCAAAGAGGCTGTGCAAATCAGATTTTGAAGGCTTCAGTTGCAATCAATAGCACTACTTTGGCAGAAATGGAAGTTCCTGACTCTTACTTTGATTCACTTCCAAAG AATCTAAGAGCAAGCATGGGTGAGACGGTGTACAGTTTTATCACTTCTGAACAATTCTCACCTGAGTGCCTTCTGGATTGTCTCGATTTGTCCTCCGAACACCAAGCTCTCGAAATTGCAAACCGCATCGAAGACTCAATTCATGTTTGGTGTAGCCGAAGATCGATAAGTAGTCACCGAAATGGCACTGCCAGATCGTCTTGGGGCATTGTGAGGGGCCTGGCCATGGATACTGAAAAAAGTATAGTATTTGCCAATAGAGCCGAGACGATCTTGCTGTGCTTGAAGCAAAGGTTCCCTAgtctaacacaaaccaatttggATGTCTGCAAGATCCAATTCAACAAG gATGTCGGAAAATCCATCCTCGAAAGCTACTCTAGAGTATTGGAGAGCCTCGCGTTCAATATCGTTGCTCGAATCGATGAATTGCTATATGTAGATGACCTCTGTAAGTGTCCAAAGATCAGCTTTGTCGACCACCAGCAAGCCTCATTTCGACACTCAGTACCTGGTTTAGACACTGCTTGTCTGACTGCTTTCTCCACACCAAGTTTCTCACCTGCAGCAGTGATTAGTCCAGCAAGAGAAGAGAG GCAAAGGGAAAGAACTCGAGTTATGTTATCAAAAGTGCAGAATTTCCATGCATGA
- the LOC122040794 gene encoding rop guanine nucleotide exchange factor 7-like isoform X2, producing MEDAESKCGEAFSRSTGDERSANCSSFVSKPMKEIELMKERLSKLLLGEDMSGCGKGVCTALAISNAVTNLCATVFGQLWRLEPLPPEKKSLWRREMEWLLCVSDHIAEFKPTLQTFPDGSKLEAMSCRPRPDLYINLPALRKLDNMLLEILDSFSDPEFWYVDQGTLALDSDSLASFRRRIHQQDEKWWLPVPRVPAEGLRESTRKQLQHQRGCANQILKASVAINSTTLAEMEVPDSYFDSLPKNLRASMGETVYSFITSEQFSPECLLDCLDLSSEHQALEIANRIEDSIHVWCSRRSISSHRNGTARSSWGIVRGLAMDTEKSIVFANRAETILLCLKQRFPSLTQTNLDVCKIQFNKDVGKSILESYSRVLESLAFNIVARIDELLYVDDLCKCPKISFVDHQQASFRHSVPGLDTACLTAFSTPSFSPAAVISPAREERFVILNSMSRNRGSVMKKILTSYLNAQQAKGKNSSYVIKSAEFPCMKTGAQGS from the exons ATGGAGGACGCTGAGAGCAAATGTGGCGAAGCGTTCAGCCGTTCGACTGGAGATGAGCGCAGTGCAAACTGTTCCAGCTTTGTGAGCAAGCCGATGAAAG AGATCGAGTTGATGAAGGAGCGGCTCTCCAAGTTGCTGCTGGGGGAAGACATGTCAGGCTGTGGCAAAGGGGTCTGCACTGCGCTGGCCATCTCCAATGCAGTCACCAATCTCTGTG CTACTGTGTTTGGTCAGCTCTGGAGATTGGAACCTCTGCCTCCTGAAAAGAAGTCCCTGTGGCGAAGGGAGATGGAATGGCTTCTTTGTGTCAGCGATCACATTGCCGAATTCAAACCGACTTTGCAAACGTTTCCTGATGGAAGCAAGCTTGAGGCTATGAGTTGCAGACCAAGGCCAGATTTGTACATCAATCTGCCAGCACTCAGGAAATTGGACAATATGCTTCTT GAAATTCTAGACAGCTTCAGTGATCCAGAATTTTGGTACGTTGATCAAGGGACACTGGCATTAGATTCTGATAGTTTGGCATCTTTCAGAAGAAGAATTCACCAGCAGGATGAGAAATGGTGGCTTCCCGTTCCTCGTGTTCCTGCCGAAGGACTTCGGGAGAGCACTAGAAAGCAGTTGCAGCACCAAAGAGGCTGTGCAAATCAGATTTTGAAGGCTTCAGTTGCAATCAATAGCACTACTTTGGCAGAAATGGAAGTTCCTGACTCTTACTTTGATTCACTTCCAAAG AATCTAAGAGCAAGCATGGGTGAGACGGTGTACAGTTTTATCACTTCTGAACAATTCTCACCTGAGTGCCTTCTGGATTGTCTCGATTTGTCCTCCGAACACCAAGCTCTCGAAATTGCAAACCGCATCGAAGACTCAATTCATGTTTGGTGTAGCCGAAGATCGATAAGTAGTCACCGAAATGGCACTGCCAGATCGTCTTGGGGCATTGTGAGGGGCCTGGCCATGGATACTGAAAAAAGTATAGTATTTGCCAATAGAGCCGAGACGATCTTGCTGTGCTTGAAGCAAAGGTTCCCTAgtctaacacaaaccaatttggATGTCTGCAAGATCCAATTCAACAAG gATGTCGGAAAATCCATCCTCGAAAGCTACTCTAGAGTATTGGAGAGCCTCGCGTTCAATATCGTTGCTCGAATCGATGAATTGCTATATGTAGATGACCTCTGTAAGTGTCCAAAGATCAGCTTTGTCGACCACCAGCAAGCCTCATTTCGACACTCAGTACCTGGTTTAGACACTGCTTGTCTGACTGCTTTCTCCACACCAAGTTTCTCACCTGCAGCAGTGATTAGTCCAGCAAGAGAAGAGAGGTTTGTCATCTTAAACAGCATGTCCCGCAATCGCGGGTCAGTCATGAAGAAAATCTTGACAAGTTATTTGAATGCACAACAGGCAAAGGGAAAGAACTCGAGTTATGTTATCAAAAGTGCAGAATTTCCATGCATGAAAACTGGAGCTCAAGGAAGTTGA